The following proteins are co-located in the Ketogulonicigenium robustum genome:
- a CDS encoding bestrophin family protein produces MIVRKRPNAFLLLFLLRGGVIQRIWVQLVMIGLMSLAIVTAHHFFPDVVRGVNPAPFALIGIALSVFLSFRNTASYDRWWEGRKLWGLMIQTSNDFARQSVVLDRDGVLNPARQALLTQVIAFAAATVRVLRPGEKKNIGDTPLARLSPPEAILTEMTAQLGQLLRDRQIEPSESYALNRHVATLCAAQISCERLANTPLPFAYTLLLHRTAYLFCFMLPFGFADFLGWGTPLAVMLMAYTFFGLDALGAELEEPFGLMPNNLPIAAYARAVEINMRAAMGETDLPEPIRPDRYVLI; encoded by the coding sequence ATGATCGTTCGCAAGCGACCCAACGCTTTTCTTTTGCTCTTTTTACTTCGTGGTGGTGTCATTCAGCGCATATGGGTGCAGCTGGTGATGATTGGCCTGATGTCGCTTGCGATTGTCACGGCGCACCACTTTTTCCCTGATGTCGTGCGGGGGGTGAACCCCGCGCCATTTGCACTGATCGGCATTGCCCTTTCGGTTTTCCTCAGCTTTCGCAACACCGCCAGCTATGACCGCTGGTGGGAAGGGCGCAAGCTATGGGGGTTGATGATCCAGACCAGCAACGATTTCGCGCGCCAAAGCGTGGTGCTGGACCGCGACGGCGTGCTGAACCCCGCCCGTCAGGCGCTGCTGACGCAGGTGATCGCCTTTGCCGCGGCAACCGTGCGCGTGCTGCGACCGGGCGAAAAGAAAAACATTGGTGATACGCCCCTAGCGCGGCTTAGCCCGCCCGAGGCGATTTTGACCGAGATGACCGCCCAGTTGGGCCAGCTGCTGCGCGACCGCCAGATCGAGCCGAGCGAGTCGTATGCCCTGAACCGCCATGTCGCCACTTTGTGTGCCGCGCAGATTTCCTGCGAGCGGCTGGCCAACACGCCCTTGCCCTTCGCCTATACGCTGCTGCTGCACCGGACGGCCTATCTGTTCTGCTTTATGCTGCCCTTTGGGTTTGCCGACTTTTTGGGGTGGGGCACGCCGCTGGCCGTGATGCTGATGGCCTATACCTTCTTCGGCCTTGACGCGCTGGGCGCCGAGCTAGAGGAGCCGTTCGGCCTAATGCCGAACAACCTGCCGATCGCCGCCTATGCCCGTGCGGTTGAAATCAACATGCGCGCTGCCATGGGCGAGACAGATCTGCCCGAACCGATCCGGCCCGATCGTTATGTGCTGATTTGA
- a CDS encoding NAD(P)/FAD-dependent oxidoreductase: MKVAIVGAGIGGLSVAWALRKRGVDVMIFDQGDIPSLTASSNDEHRITRHTYGGLPGYAALMPHAFATYDRIWQDIGTSHYLPTGIVYAMRGGADEYDEIAADLSPLGIAHSRLSLAELESRVPFLSLDGVTSAYQAGGSGILLAGRIVRDLAHWLRENGAEMYPNSRVTAVDPDAATVTVGQQVYSADVVVVAAGAWVTNLLPKLADRLTPSRQMVMYLQPPAHHAASWAQAPVLIDVGPSYGAYVLPPQGGMRLKIGDHRFTRIGHGDDDRIATDFDIAPVLAAAQTAFRDFDQYTILENKVCYYTVSDDERFVIEPICGAGWVLSACSGHGFKLGALMGEGLARTLTGDTPAGDVTAWAAGKTAGA; encoded by the coding sequence ATGAAGGTTGCAATCGTAGGGGCCGGCATCGGCGGCCTGTCTGTGGCATGGGCGCTGCGCAAACGCGGCGTCGATGTCATGATCTTCGATCAAGGCGACATCCCCAGTCTCACGGCCAGTTCAAACGATGAACACCGCATCACGCGGCATACCTACGGCGGCCTGCCGGGGTATGCCGCGCTGATGCCCCACGCTTTCGCCACCTATGACCGCATCTGGCAAGACATCGGCACATCACACTACCTGCCGACCGGCATCGTCTATGCCATGCGCGGCGGCGCGGACGAATATGACGAAATCGCCGCCGACCTCTCGCCGCTTGGCATCGCCCACAGCCGCCTGTCGCTGGCCGAACTTGAATCTCGCGTGCCGTTCCTCTCGCTTGATGGTGTCACCAGCGCCTATCAGGCAGGCGGTTCGGGTATTTTGCTGGCAGGGCGCATCGTGCGCGATCTGGCCCACTGGCTGCGCGAAAACGGGGCCGAGATGTACCCGAACAGCCGCGTCACCGCCGTCGACCCCGATGCCGCTACCGTCACGGTCGGCCAACAGGTCTACAGCGCCGATGTGGTGGTGGTGGCCGCGGGCGCATGGGTGACAAACCTGCTGCCGAAACTGGCTGATCGCCTCACACCTTCGCGCCAGATGGTGATGTACCTCCAGCCCCCCGCCCACCATGCGGCCAGCTGGGCACAGGCCCCCGTTCTGATCGACGTCGGCCCCAGCTACGGCGCCTATGTGCTGCCCCCGCAAGGCGGCATGCGCCTGAAAATCGGCGACCACCGCTTTACCCGCATCGGCCACGGCGACGATGACCGCATCGCGACCGACTTCGACATCGCCCCCGTTCTGGCCGCCGCCCAAACCGCCTTCCGCGATTTCGACCAATACACGATCCTAGAAAACAAGGTCTGCTACTACACCGTCTCGGATGACGAGCGTTTCGTCATCGAACCCATCTGCGGCGCGGGCTGGGTGCTCAGCGCCTGCTCGGGCCACGGGTTCAAGCTGGGCGCGCTGATGGGCGAGGGTCTGGCCCGCACCCTGACAGGCGACACCCCCGCAGGCGATGTCACCGCATGGGCCGCAGGTAAAACCGCCGGCGCGTGA